The DNA segment TTTCCAGCAGGCCGCGCGCACCGGCGATTGGAAAGCCGTCCGCCCGCAGGCGGATGAGCCGTTGGAGCTGTACAACCTGGCCTCGGATCCGCGCGAACGGTTGAACCTGGCCTCGCAACATCCCGAGATCATTGCGAAGTTCGAGACGTACTTCAAAACGGCGCGAACTGAATCCCCCGCCTGGCCCATCAAACCCAAACCGCCGGAGAAGAAGGAAGGCAATGCGAAGTGAAGTTTTTTGTAGGAGACGAGGCGACGAGTCTCCTGCGATTTCAAAGCAGCTTTGGGTGTTTGACAGCGCCTGGTTAGCGGCATCAGTGAATCAATCATGTGGGTGAAACCTCCTCGGATGATGCTCGCGGGCGGGCCGGTAAGACCACGCGCAGCAGCAAGCCAACAAGCACAGCCGCGACGGCGCAAGCCAACCCACTGCCCCAGGTCCACGCAAAATTGTGACTAGCACCCGCGATGTTGCCGCCCACGTCGTCCCCGAAGTCGGGGCGGCTGAACATGCCAGAAAGCCAGATGAACAACGCCAGCACAGAACCGACACGGAGCGACCACCGCATACCGCGCCACTCATGCGCTCGAATGAAGAAGCTGAGAAGAAACGGCAAGTAGATGGGCAAGTAAAAGAGGGCGAACAATGGGACAACCAACAGCAGCATGGGCATGGAAATGACCGCGACGCCGAATAAGAGAAGAAGCCCAACGCCAACAACGATGCGGCCTCGCCGAGAAAGACTCGGTGCAGGTGGTGCAGGCTCTGCCGACGTTAACTCTGTGCCGCACTCCCGACAAGCAGCGAGTGCGTCTTCGTTCTCTCGTCCGCAGTAAGTGCAAGTCTTCACAAGCGCGAAATGCCGCCTAACTCTTAATATACGAACAGCGGTTCATATATCGAAATCATGGCCGCGTGTGACATGGAGGCAATGAGAAAATTGAAAAATATGTTGCGCCGCAAGCATTTCTTGCTGTCCACGAAGGTGACGTATGGCAACTGAAGTATCAGAATCGGATGTCGTCCGCGAGACGCGAACGACGACCGCCGAGGACGGCGGTGCTCCCCCATTCCCCATTCCTCTGCCAATCATTCCCTTGCCTTCTCGTTCGCGTATTTCGTGTATTTCGCGGTTGCAGCCACTTTAGAATTAAACGCTTTTCCCCCTCTCCCGACCTGACGGCCACCCTCTCTCCATCGGATGGGGAGAGGGCCGGGGTGAGGGGATATTTACCTGGGAGGGACGCGTTCCGCCGCATCCCTGATGAGTTGGGGACGACACGGAAGTCGTCCCTCCGAGCACCGCAGCGACAGCGCCAACGCCCACCATCGAGGACAGCGATGATACCTTACACCTTATCCTTTCTGACGGACGAGGCGTCCGCCAGCACACGCGAGACGCGTGTGCTCCCCAGCCCCAGTGGAGTCGTTGTGGCTTTGTGGCATTCGGGTGCGGTTCGTGGTATTGACAACGCCTGGAGCGGCCCCCCACGCTTTGGGCATGGCTCGCCAATTACGCGCGAAGTATCCCGCCTTCCAATTGTTATGCGTCGTGCGGATGCTGTCGCTCCTCGTTCTTGCCTGCGCCCTCATGGGATGTGGCTCCCGCGCGTATCGCGAGGTGAAGCGGGCCAGCCGTTTAGACCCGGCGTCGCTCGTTTTGGAGCGGGCCTATAATGATTACGTTCGGCGCGCGGACCTCTCGGACGGCACCGAAGTCGGCATAATCAGTTGTCGGGACGGCAGTTCGGCGCGCTTCTGGTTTCGGTCGCATCATCTCACACGCGATGACGGCGGCACCTGGTTCCGTTTCTCTGACGGCACCGAGATTTTCATGTCCGGTTATTTTTGTTGCGAGGTCCAGTTGCCGGAGCGGCCCCTCGACTCCTTGAATGACCTGCGAGCCTTCATTCAACAGCACGATGGAATCAGTCCCTGAATCAGGGTTCGATTGCCCAAGGGCCGGGTGTTGAAACCCGCAATCGAACCAGCACCCGCTCCTCGAATGGGGCGTGGCGGATCCAGCCGTCGCCCGTGGTGACGGACTTCATTGACGATTCTATTCCAACCAGGCCCAGCCGTGCGCGGGGAGTGAAATTGAAGCGTCTTGGAACTGAATTTCGGTCGGCTGATCCAAAAAGCTGTAAACGCACGCTTCCTGGCCCGCCAATACCAGACCCACGCCGGCGGGCGCGCGGAATTTTATTCCGAGCGGCGCGAGGAAATCCGTGCGCAATGCGTCGGCCAGGTTTTGGGGAATGACGGGTAATCCCAACAATTGCGGGGAGAGCAGCCACTCGCCGGTTTTGCCAAAGTCTTCGGTGGAGAAAGTCCGCACGTTGAGGACGAATACCTGGCCTTTGCCCACGGCCCGACGAGTCAGGAATGGTTGGGTCTGATCGCCAACTTTTGCGGTGATCAGCACCGTGCTGTCAGTGGCTTGTAATCGCGCGCCCAGGTCCACCGGGCGTTCGGCAGTCGCGGTTTCGGCGCCGATTTGAAATCGGTCTGCCAGGAGTCCGGCATCGTGGGGCAAACCTTTCACTCCGGCCAGGGTTGCGGCTTCCGGCCCCAGCGCTTTCACCAGCGCCGGAGTCAAAATCAGCGTTGCGCCACTTTTCAAATGGCGGCGCATCTTTACCAGCAATTGCGCGTCCGCCGCGGCTTGGACGGGCAGGAAGGCGACTTGGGCCTTTCGTGGATATTCGCCCACGGGCAGAATCGGCAGTCCGATCATGCCCAGGTAATCCGCCAGGTACAGGTTCTCGCTGCTCTCGCTGTCGGGCGGTTTATAGTAGGCAATGCCGCGTCGGTCTTGGCCGCGCCCGCGCGAGGCGAGTTGCTGCAAATCGGGCAAACGCTCCGCAAACAAGGCGTCGCCGGGATGCGCCGCCATCAGGTTGCCCAGGTTGAAAAGGGTCAATTCCTGCGCGCCCGCCAGGACGCTTTGATAGGCCTGATCCACGAAATTCTGGGCGCTGCACTCGATGTGATCAAACCACGCGCCGCGCACCTTTTTGCCGACAACGGAACTGATCCAGCGGAAATTCATGTAGCCCTCGGTGGGTTGCACGTAACCCATGCGCTGCGTTTGCGGATCGCGCACTTCTGTGCCCACCCAGACCGAATCGAAAAATTTCGGCATCCGCGCCGGATCGTAACCGAACAGGTGAAAGCGGTCGTACCATTGCGGAAATTTCAGGATGAGCTTGGTGCGGCGATTCGCGGCGCGCGTGGGCTGCACCATCATCGGCTCGATCAAGGAGACCAGCAGGTCGCGTCGGTACGTGCCCCAGTCGCGGCCATTTCTGGCGCGGTCGGATTCGGGCGAGACGTCGCCGGTGCAATAGAAATCGTCCACGATCAATTCATCGAAGACGGGCGCGTTCTCCTTGAAAAATTCCGTCACGCCCGCCTGCGTTTTGGGGCTTTCCCAATTCAACCAATTCAATCCGCCGGTCTGGCGGGGAGCAAATTCATTTCCGGGCACGGTGGCAATCCCACCGCTGCAGTGGATTCCATGCGCGGTGAAGAAGTCGCGGATTTCGCGCAATTGCTCCGGCGCGACGTATTCATCGCCCCGACGACCTTCGAGAAAGATTCGCGAAACGTGGAGTGGCGTGATGGTTTGCAAAACTTTTTGACGGCCTTCGGGGGTGCTGAGATGGGTTCGCGCCTCCCCGGCAGTGCAATAAACACTGATCTGAAGTGGCGCGCTTTTCGTCGCGGCGAACGCAGTGGAAGTGGCCAGGCCCAACAGCAGTACCAGCCAGTGGTTCAGGCGACGGGGAGGATGATTCAACAGGTTCGTTTTCATGATGAGTGTGATCCGGTCAGTTGGGTTGAAGTTGAGTTGGTTCGCAATTTGGATTTCATTGGTGGCTCAGCCCGGCGACGTTGGGTTGGTTTTTCGCATCTTCCGCCTGCAAAAATTTGAGCGAGTCCGCGATCACGCGCACGACGAGTTCCTGGTCCAAATCACTGGTTTTACCCAGGTGATCGCCTTCGTACCAGATGATCTGCTTCGGTTCGCGCGCGGCTTCCTGCAGCGCGCGGGCGGCGGCCGGAGACACAACGGTGTCCGCCTTGCCATTTTGCAGCAGGACCGGGCGCGGCGCGATGCGGCCGACGTATCGGGCTGGATCAAAAACGCTGCCGAAGTACCAACCCACCAGATAAGCCGGCAGTCGCCACTTTCCCAATTCATCGGCGGCTTCAGCCGACAACAAGCGCCACAAGTTGCCGCCGCCGTAAACCAGCGTGGCCGCGCGGATGCGTGAATCGAAGGCCGTGGCGGTGCTGCCGGTGATGGCGCCGTAACTGGCGCCGCAGAGATAGATGCGATTGGTGGCGATGTCCGGGCGCATGCTCAGATAATCAATCAGGCGCCGGATGTCGCCGACGGTGTAAGCCGCGCGTACGCGAAAAGCTTCCGCCTGCGCCAGACTGGACTGGTGGTTGATCTTCCGCTCGCCGCGCATGAGTTGATCAAAGCAGACGAAGGCGAAGCCGGCGTTGACGAATGGCTGATCCAGTCCGTGCCGGTGCATGAATTCCTTGTCGTTGCCGATACCGTGTACGAACACCACGCACGGGAGCGGCGACGGGGCCGCCTTGGGCGCAACCATCAGTGCGGGCACGCGATCATCGCGGAAGCCGCGATAGTAGAACTTGGTCCAGCGATAATCGGCCTCCAGCTTTTCCTCCGTCACTTCCACACGCAACGGCGCGCCAGGGTGGTAACCGCGGAAATAAGTTGCGTCCAGATACCATTTCAAACCGATCAGTGACAGCAGGCACAAGATCGCCAGCGCGCCCAAAATTTTGAGCGTCTTGCGCAGGATGCGTCGTTTCCTGTTTGCGGTTGATGCCGGGGCGGACATTGAGATGGCGCCGGTCAATTAAGCCCGGCGAGGCTCAAATGACAATGCAATTTGCGTCCAATCCCGTGGTGGATTGAGGGCCGGCCAAAGTTCAAGCGAGATATTGTTTCGGGAACTTCCACGGACGGCGATAGGTCGGCACGGCCAGCTTGGCCGCTTCAGAGTCGCCCACGATTTCCTCCCGCACCGGATCGAAGCGGATCGAGCGGCCCAGTTGGAGTGAAAGCAGACTCAGCACCACCGGCACGTCCACGCGGGTGTGATAAAACACGCTGCAACTCGGTTGCTGGCGGGATTTGATGCAATCCAACCACTCGCGCTCGTGTCCCGGCGAGGGGGGAATTGAAGCGGCCGGAGTGGGCTTGTCTTTCAGGGCGTCGCCTTCGGGGACGATGTTGAGTGTGCTGTAGTTCGCAAAGAGCGTTCCGTTCACGCCATGAAAATAAATGCCGAGCCGGCGCCGGGGTTGGGGATCGCCCTCGAAGTCGAATCCGTAACTGTTGGTCAGCGACGTCATCCAGGTCATCGTCATTTTGGGGTAGCGCCACAGGACTTCGTGATGGTCGTACATGTCGCCATCGTCATGGATGACGAAGCGTCCGCCGGAAGAACTGATCTCTTGCGGATAACCCAAATCCAGCGCCCAGATGGGCAGATCAATAATGTGCGGCGCCATGCCGGGCGTCCATCCGCCGCTGTAAGCCATCCAGGACGAATGGGTGCCCGCGCCCTGAACGGTCAAGGGATTGTAGGGCATCAGCGGTCCGGGGCCGCACCACAATTCCCAATCAATATCCGCGGGTTGCGGCCCCCGGGGCGCAAAGCCAATTCCGCGCGGGCCTTGGTTCATCACGTGAAAAGTGCGCACGGTTCCGACCGCGCCCAGGTTGCCGCTGCGCAGATATTCCACCACGCGCCGATAATTCTCCGAGGCATGAATTTGCGTGCCGACCTGCGAAATGATGTCGTGTCGCCGCACCGCGTTGCGCACCGCCAGACTCTCGCCCAGATGCAGCGTCATGGGTTTTTGCAGATAAATGTCCTTGCCCGCCGCGCACGCATCAATGGCTTGCAGGCAATGCCAGTGCGGCGGCGTGGCGATGATGACTGCGTCCAGGTCGGGTTGTTGCAACATTTCCCGATAATCCGTGTAACCTTTGCAAGTATCCTTGAACTCGGCGACGACCGCGTCGCGCCGGGGCGCTTGCACGTCACAAGCCGCCGTGACCACCACGTCGGCGTGTTTGGCGCACGCCTTGAGATTGGAACGGCCCATGCCACCACAGCCGATCAATCCAACGTGGATGCGGCTGTTTGGCGACGGTTTGCGGCGCGGTTGCGGACTGGCCCCGAGCGCCAGATGCGGCGCGGCGAATCCAATGGCGGTAATGGTCGCAGTTTTCTGGATAAACTCGCGACGAGAGGTGGTGTTTTCAGTGTTCATAAATTTTCCTTGGTGAGTTTAACGCGAACCGGCGAATCCTGGCGCCGCCGGAGCATGATACGCCCGCCACTGCGCGACCGATTGCTGTTCATCGGTCGGTGGTCCCTGGTGCAGCCAGAGGCGGAACCGCAACCGCAGCGGTTTTCCGGGTCGCAACTCGTAGCGGGTGCCGCTGGCGGGAAAGGTCGGTTGAAACCAATTGATCTCAGGGAATTTAACCCAATCGCCGGGATAATCCGGATTGCCGTTGTGCTGGAACACCACCAGGCTGGTCGTTCGGCCTGCTTGAACAAACCGGCCGTTCAACTCCGCCCATGCCATGCGCGGCAGTGAGTTGCTGGAATCGGTGTGGAAAGCAATTGCTTGATCCAGCACTTTGCTGAAACGCAGGTTCAACCCGCCATATTTGTCGGTGTCGCGCCGCGCAAGCTGAACGGGTTCGGTCAGCGCCGTGAATTGAAATTCCAGATCAATTAAACGCTGCGCTCCAGTCGCTCGATAGGCGCGGATGATGGCGCGTTCACGGACGATGGCGTCCTGATCTTCCCATTTCCAGATGTTCTCGGCTTCAATCTGCGCGAAGACGAGACCACTGCTGACGCGGCATTGGCCCGTTGGCCGGGCAAAGACGGATTGCAGCGCGTGCAGGTCGCCGCGTTGGCCGCGCCAGTCCACTTCCGGCCACGCCCAATAGATGCCGCGGTGATGAGGGTGATCAATCGGCCAGTCCAACGTGAGCGGTTCGCCGTCAAAACCGAACAGCGGATGAATGTAATCACTTCGGGCGCGGGCATACTTGCGGTTGCCGGGCGTCACCTGTTCCAGCACCGCACCCGGCTCGATCGTCGTATAGACATACCGCAACACTGGTTTACCAGCGTCGGTAATGTCGTATTGACCGCTCACTGCATCCAGTTGCGCCAACAACTCGTCGTCCGGGCGTTGTCGGCTGGTTTGCAATTCAAACTGTCGTTCGCCGCTCGCGCCCGGTGGCATGAGCCAACAGATTTGCGCTTCGTTGCGCGGCCCCGATGGATCCAATAATTGTACTGAAATCGCCGGTTCCGCCACATTTGCCGTTGCTGACAACTCGCGTAATTGCAGTCTTCCCTCCAGTGCGGCGCGGTGCTGGGTGCGATTTAGCTTAACGATTGCGGTCGTGGGCGCGTGCGCAGCGCCAAGCGCGCCACCTGGATCGTTAACGCTCACGGCGGCTGGTAACGCCAGCAGCGAGGCCATAAACCAGCCGAAAATGCTTGGGAGAGTTCGACTCATCATGCTTTCAGACTTTGCTGGGGTTAAAAATTAGAAGTTGCCGCACGCGCGGTCGAGTAGATTATGCGGACGAATGACTTGACCAGTCGGGTTGGTTGTCGCGTCACATTCTCACAGTGAGGGCCAGTTGCGCCTCCGTCGTCAGTAGCAGTTTCTCGAGGGCGATTAACTTCCGCGCGCGAGTGCTGAAATTGGCGACTTTGTGAAAAAAATCACGAATCGTTCTTGCTCCGGTTGTGGGCGTTGTTTAAGCTGCGGCTGCGTTTTAATTCGACGCGCGCTTTGTATGCCTCAAACCACCGATTTTGGATACGACTCACGTATTGAGGGTGATGTCATTCACACCCGCGTGGACGCCGTTATCAACTGGTTTCGGAAAAATTCCCTCTGGCCCATGCCGATGGGGCTGGCTTGCTGTGCGATTGAGTTGATGGCCACCGGTGCGAGTCGCTTTGATATTGCGCGCTTTGGGGCGGAAGTCATGCGGTTTTCTCCCCGTCAATCCGACGTGATGATCGTGGCGGGGACCGTTACCTACAAGATGGCCATGTCGGTGAAACGCATTTACGACCAAATGGCCGAGCCCAAGTGGGTCATCGCCATGGGGGCGTGCGCGTCCACTGGCGGCATGTATCGCAGTTACTCAGTGTTGCAGGGGGTGGACCATATTTTGCCGGTGGATGTTTATGTGGCGGGCTGTCCGCCGCGACCGGAAGCGTTGCTGGACGCGCTGATAAAGCTCCAAAACAAGGTGCAGCGGGAACCGTTT comes from the Verrucomicrobiia bacterium genome and includes:
- a CDS encoding acetylxylan esterase; the encoded protein is MGALAILCLLSLIGLKWYLDATYFRGYHPGAPLRVEVTEEKLEADYRWTKFYYRGFRDDRVPALMVAPKAAPSPLPCVVFVHGIGNDKEFMHRHGLDQPFVNAGFAFVCFDQLMRGERKINHQSSLAQAEAFRVRAAYTVGDIRRLIDYLSMRPDIATNRIYLCGASYGAITGSTATAFDSRIRAATLVYGGGNLWRLLSAEAADELGKWRLPAYLVGWYFGSVFDPARYVGRIAPRPVLLQNGKADTVVSPAAARALQEAAREPKQIIWYEGDHLGKTSDLDQELVVRVIADSLKFLQAEDAKNQPNVAGLSHQ
- a CDS encoding Gfo/Idh/MocA family oxidoreductase; protein product: MNTENTTSRREFIQKTATITAIGFAAPHLALGASPQPRRKPSPNSRIHVGLIGCGGMGRSNLKACAKHADVVVTAACDVQAPRRDAVVAEFKDTCKGYTDYREMLQQPDLDAVIIATPPHWHCLQAIDACAAGKDIYLQKPMTLHLGESLAVRNAVRRHDIISQVGTQIHASENYRRVVEYLRSGNLGAVGTVRTFHVMNQGPRGIGFAPRGPQPADIDWELWCGPGPLMPYNPLTVQGAGTHSSWMAYSGGWTPGMAPHIIDLPIWALDLGYPQEISSSGGRFVIHDDGDMYDHHEVLWRYPKMTMTWMTSLTNSYGFDFEGDPQPRRRLGIYFHGVNGTLFANYSTLNIVPEGDALKDKPTPAASIPPSPGHEREWLDCIKSRQQPSCSVFYHTRVDVPVVLSLLSLQLGRSIRFDPVREEIVGDSEAAKLAVPTYRRPWKFPKQYLA
- a CDS encoding PmoA family protein translates to MMSRTLPSIFGWFMASLLALPAAVSVNDPGGALGAAHAPTTAIVKLNRTQHRAALEGRLQLRELSATANVAEPAISVQLLDPSGPRNEAQICWLMPPGASGERQFELQTSRQRPDDELLAQLDAVSGQYDITDAGKPVLRYVYTTIEPGAVLEQVTPGNRKYARARSDYIHPLFGFDGEPLTLDWPIDHPHHRGIYWAWPEVDWRGQRGDLHALQSVFARPTGQCRVSSGLVFAQIEAENIWKWEDQDAIVRERAIIRAYRATGAQRLIDLEFQFTALTEPVQLARRDTDKYGGLNLRFSKVLDQAIAFHTDSSNSLPRMAWAELNGRFVQAGRTTSLVVFQHNGNPDYPGDWVKFPEINWFQPTFPASGTRYELRPGKPLRLRFRLWLHQGPPTDEQQSVAQWRAYHAPAAPGFAGSR
- the nuoB gene encoding NADH-quinone oxidoreductase subunit NuoB, producing MPQTTDFGYDSRIEGDVIHTRVDAVINWFRKNSLWPMPMGLACCAIELMATGASRFDIARFGAEVMRFSPRQSDVMIVAGTVTYKMAMSVKRIYDQMAEPKWVIAMGACASTGGMYRSYSVLQGVDHILPVDVYVAGCPPRPEALLDALIKLQNKVQREPFLATLKKPGPALPKV